A single Cellulomonas sp. SLBN-39 DNA region contains:
- a CDS encoding DUF4184 family protein: MPFTLAHPAAVLPLVRGPLVPAALVAGSLSPDVPYFVPAPRYAGAWYEPFVNATTTHAWPGALTVAVPTAVVLLALWWVVRAPLADLLVPPADAAPGDARHDLRPGRAAAQAGWVVVSLVLGVLTHVVWDSFTHGDGVVVQHVAWLREPLVGDVPAGRVLQHVSTAVGLGVLAVWAARRVVRWHAAGGRPAPRGVVVAGALGLIGAGAGTLAAVGAHEPGAGVEHALAAAATGGGAVVAAAVLLGAVVWHVHRAATRATTRAGGADVPSAP, translated from the coding sequence GTGCCCTTCACGCTCGCCCATCCCGCCGCGGTGCTGCCGCTCGTCCGCGGCCCGCTCGTCCCCGCGGCCCTCGTCGCGGGCAGCCTGAGCCCCGACGTCCCGTACTTCGTGCCCGCGCCCCGGTACGCCGGCGCCTGGTACGAGCCGTTCGTCAACGCGACGACGACCCACGCCTGGCCCGGGGCACTCACGGTGGCCGTCCCCACGGCCGTCGTGCTGCTGGCCCTGTGGTGGGTCGTCCGGGCGCCGCTCGCGGATCTGCTCGTCCCGCCCGCGGACGCCGCTCCGGGCGACGCCCGGCACGACCTGCGACCCGGGCGGGCCGCGGCGCAGGCGGGATGGGTGGTGGTGTCGCTGGTCCTCGGCGTCCTGACCCACGTCGTGTGGGACTCCTTCACCCACGGCGACGGCGTCGTCGTGCAGCACGTCGCCTGGCTGCGCGAGCCGCTGGTCGGCGACGTGCCCGCGGGCCGGGTCCTGCAGCACGTCAGCACCGCCGTCGGCCTCGGCGTGCTCGCCGTGTGGGCTGCCCGGCGCGTGGTCCGGTGGCACGCCGCGGGCGGGCGTCCCGCCCCTCGGGGGGTGGTCGTCGCCGGTGCGCTCGGGCTGATCGGTGCTGGCGCCGGCACCCTCGCGGCCGTCGGGGCGCACGAGCCGGGCGCAGGTGTGGAGCACGCCCTGGCGGCTGCGGCGACGGGAGGTGGGGCGGTCGTCGCAGCCGCGGTGCTGCTCGGTGCCGTCGTGTGGCACGTGCACCGCGCCGCCACGCGTGCGACCACGCGGGCGGGCGGCGCCGACGTCCCCTCGGCGCCCTGA